The following is a genomic window from Brachionichthys hirsutus isolate HB-005 chromosome 10, CSIRO-AGI_Bhir_v1, whole genome shotgun sequence.
CGGAAAACTCTGGGAAAGTACTGGGTGGCGTTTCTCATTATGTTGCTATTTCTTTGGTTGAAGCTCACCGATAGAAGAATGCGTGACGCATTCCCTGTCCTATTTTTATCTTAACATGTGCCAAGGTTTGTACCTCGAGAGGGTCCGGATAGATTCCAGGATTTGGACAAAGTTAGCAATGcttcgttttttttaaagaaaattcCAGGAAGGTGAACAGATTAAAATGTTGGTGAACAGGAGCTTGAGATAAAACATCGAGACGAATAAACGCTTTCGCAAATTTAcgtttattttgtattaaaatGATGCTAAATCGAAAACAACTCGATACCCACGAAGAAACCCTGGACTCGTTCCAATCATACTATCGATGAGCAGTCTATAGAAAGAGTGTAAAAATATCAAATCCCACTCATCCGACCTCATCTCTGCTCCAGACTGATAAACTGAAATCAATAATGGCTGTATCCGACTTATCTTCATCCCGAAGAGGGAAATCCATGCATGTAGGTCAATCTGTGTAAAGAGAAGGACTTCTGGAGCACAGATTGCGATCTGGATCCCTCTCACCTGCTTTATCCACATGTAGGATGTGGTCAAGTTTTTATCGTCAGAGGTCTGGGGAAGTCGGCTATAGTCGGAATGGGAATCGTGAGAAAGTTCGCAGATGGCCCACGGTAAACAAACCGGGGTGAAACATCTGGAGCTCTGGTCAGATTTACCTTCTAAAAAGCTGTTCTGGAGACACAAATATGAATCTTGTATCTCTGATTTTGCTCGGGCGCCTGTTCGCTGTCAGTCTCTCCCACACGCATTGACCTAAAAATTGGAGAAAATGAAATCTACAGATGTTTTCCTTATCTCAAGTTTTCAAACTCATCTACTTCCCCTGCTCTGAAAACAAACGGGAGTCTTGTGATCTACCTTGCATCCTCCCTGTGGACAAGGGCGTGCATGATGTCGCCATCCCTTACCCTGATAACCAACGTCGGCTCGGGTCGTGACCCAGTCCCTCCCCGTGCTGTGTGTCTGAGACCTTTGGGTCGCAGCCAAGCAGTTAAAGTCTGCAGCCAAATGGCGACGGAGACAACGGTACGGTGGAGGCGAAAGCGGTGAATCAAACTCAATGGTTAGAatagtcttcttcttcttctatggaggtcaaaggtgaacGACAAAGATTTTCTTAATGCTGAATTCTAGTGAAAGTTACATCGGGgcgttttttttccttctgcaCCCCGAGGTCAGAATGAGTTTCTCACGCCATCCTGTCATCTACTCCTCTGACGCATATACATTAGCCGCCTCGCTGTCATTGTTTCTGAGATACTCGTATTGCGATACCAGCTGTTCTCTGAAGGCGGTGGATCTGCCCACAGATCCACCGCCTTCATCAGACCCTCCAGTCCCAGCGGAGTCatcaaccaccaccaccaccaccagtgttggtggtggtggactTCAATCAAAGTCTCCCTTAAGAGTCTAAAGACTTTACAATAGACTAATTATCACATTTAATTTGCTgcaataagttttttttttttttttactattcaaTCAATTCAATTATTCTATAATTAGTCCTAACTCCTCTGGCATTTAATTATTGTTCTTTTTAATTTGACACTTTAAGGTTTAAAACATTCAGGGAACTATTTGAGCACTTTTATTGTGCAGGACATCTAAATCAgaattagttatttatttacaggagTGCTTTTAGCAACTTATTAGAAAGTGAGAAACCCACAAATCAGATTTTACTGATATACAAATGCAGACTGATTCATATTCATACATAAAATCatcttaaataaaatgtttattttatgataaataaatcagaatatgAATATTTGATCCAAGCTGAGGTTTGacagttttcattttgtaaaatagATTGAGGTTTGTTTTTCATGAACCAAAATGTTGGGCAGTTTTGAGCAGTaatttgaattaaatgttgACTCCTACTGATTATTCAGACTCTTCAGTTCTTACTGGGGTTGCTATTGAAGTCGGTAAAAATAAAGTTACTAAAAAGCCTTATTATTGTCCTATAAAGtattaataaagttttgatTAGGCATAAATGAAAGCAGGTATAaagaattacaaaaataaaattttgCTTTTCAACACATTCAATTAAATTATCTAAAAGTAATTCCAACCAGAGTGAATAAAACATATATTAATTGTTGCctacaatatatatttatttgaagtAAACTGAAAATGCAAAAAGGTCTATGGATAGCAGCTTTGCATGCTCCTATGGAGCAGAGGGACGGTGGATAAAAACAAGCGCTCCTCGTCTCACGGGCAATCAAGCACCCCAAATACGAGTCTCTTCTGTTGTGTAAATGCAATTTAATGAGGTGTTTGTGATTCCTCCTGCGTTTCTACGTGTCCTGATTCACATTATATGCCATTTATGATATTTCTGCAGCAATATTGCACCGAATGCTCGGCGGCCACAAAGCCGGACACTCATTACGTCATTCTTTATATAATCGTCTGAGACAAAAAGTCAGGGTTAGGCTGAGACAAataatgctccccccccccacagtggcGCCCTTGATTTTCTaaacaaacatcacattttttcaGTTCGTGGCAAAATCTCATCTCATTCAAAAGAATAATTCATGGCAGGATGTATGGatgataaatattaataatCTCGGGGCCTGATGTTTTGAGAGCCACTCGTCTGGGAAAAGATTTCAGGGCCAGAAACACCCAAAACACGTTTGAACAATTGCAGACATGACTGTTTGAAAATATTGGGATATAACAGAGTCAGGAAATGCCGTGACCTTCGTTGCAATGTGTAGCTGTATGCATAAAATGCACATGTGTacaatggaaaaatatttcctgtctttgtgtttccaaTAACTGCAtcaaatatttgtctttttttttaatgcagtttgAACTAAAGAAACTAAACCAGTCCtaattttgtattattattattattatgttatttatAACAATCAACGAACTAAATAACCCGAACCGAAGTCTGATAATAATCTTTCTGGTGGAGTTTCTGCAGTTCATCTCAGAGTCAGACGGACAAGCAAACTCCTCGGCGGTGCTAAGTTCACCCTGAGGTTTGTCTGCAGGCCTCCGTTCGTCCTTGATGTCCTTCAGTAACGTCATGTGTGTCGTGTTTGGCAACATATTCTGACTCTGCTATCCACCACAGCGCTGGCAGGCCCTGGTTTCCAGCAACCACACATACAGAGCAcctgtgcgcgtgcgtgtgtgtgtgtgtgtgtgtgtgtgtgtgtgcgtgtgtgcgtgtgtgcgtgcgtttgtgtgaatgattgATTTGGCCTCAAACACACTCAGCAACGCTAGCACCCTCCAACTCCCGTCAATGGCTCCCCCCTTGAAAACGGCGCGCTCGACTAATTTACCCAGATGCCCCGGGCCTCATTCAGCTGCGTGGCATTCGCCTCATGAGGAcgcggccccccccccccttgttttaaCGGGCTCACCACAGTGCTAATGACGACCCCCTGAAAGTCAACCaacaggaagaaaaagagaggaaagtttttaatatttccttcttccttccGCTGTCGTAAAGGCGTCAGAGGTGAGGCTATTCTTGGGCTATTTTTTTAGCCTTGAGAAAGGCGGTTTGGCGGCGTAACAACAAGGAAGATATTTGGAAAGGTCACGGCTCTTTGCCTCCGAGGCGGAAGGTAACGCACCGCTGACCTGCAGCGGCTTTTAATTCTACGCCACTTTCAGAATATCTGAGGTCGCCGTGGAAGAATAGAAAGAGACTTTCAAGTGCATAAAAGAAGAGTGTAAAGGTGCGTTATCTGCAGCGGTCCACGTCGGCGACACAAAGCTCAGGATTCTGACCCATAAAGATTGCATTGAGCCCAGAAAACCAGCTTTTGATGGAATAAATCTTGTTTAGGGTCTAAAATGCTTCAACTATAGCCACTCAGTTTTCCTTAAATTACTTCGATATGCAAATTATACACTTTgacttgtttgttgtttgttgaaTTTGTTATCTAAAATGCTGTTATTTATATCTTGaatgtttatatattaaaagacaaacaaacagaacgtaAAATAAATTGTTCACTAAGACCAGAAGAGTAGCGCATCTGTAGAAAGGAATTGGAACTGAAATTTGTCAcgttaatattaaaataaagaacttAAAGAGGATCCTGAGCTGAGCTTTCCAACGACGGGCTTCCCTTCATGATCTGTGCTTCCACCCGTCATTCCTGCAGGATCCACCGTGCACCGTTGGCCAGACTAATCCGGATCACCTTCCCAAAGCTGCTGCTCCCATCATGGATTACGGTGGTTAACTTATTGCTTCAGGTGGCGCTGACAGACCAGGCCGCTGTGGTACCGGGTCCGTCTGCTTTACTGACCCTCACATCCAGCGGTTCCGCACCAGGagcagtcagcccccccccacccgattCCCAGAAGACTTGACGCTCCTTAAACACCTTAGAGGATCAGAGCGCAGAGCAGGGTTCATTTTAACCacggtgacctctgacctcccccCTCTGCATCCTCAGGTGTTTGAAGATGCTATTTGAAAGaagttatttattcattctgtGTGTAGATGGCAGAAAATGATCAGCACGAATGGGAGATTGCTATGCTAGTGTCAGCGGGCTCCTAAAATGGCAGCTCATAATGGCAGCCCCCCCGCCCgctgtatttgtattattttctttaaataaaagccTTTGTGTGCTGCACTTGGACGGACGCAGCAGCGTTCTGCTCATAACGGCTCTCCTGCGTTTAATTGAAAAGgatagcaggggggggggttattatcCTCCACTGCTGGGGGGCTGCCATTATGAGCACGGATCGCTGTCATTTATTTCCCCGACTGCACGAGTCTGCAGGTTTATCAATTAGATTAGACTGAAAGTAATTCGCTCAGGACTATGTCCCGGTGACGGCGTGTTGCAGAGgctggtttgtttttctttaggCCTCATGGACAAAGCTTGACCTGCTGACCTTTTAGCTGCAGCAGGcatctgatgtgtgtgtgtgtgtgtgtgtgagggtagCATTCAAAATGAGGATGCCTCCGGTTTCTCCCGGGGAGAATGGCGCCCTTTGTCCCGGGGACTCCGGGGAGACGGGTCACGTGAGGAGAGATTGGGGAGCTGAAGACGTTGCATCGGTGCCGACCCGTTAATAAGGAGCCCAGATATTAAACGTCCGTCCCCTGATCTGCAAATCTCCTCCTCATGCTTAAAACGAAGACGACCTCGGCGAGGGGATGAACGGGAGACATTCATTCAAGCGCTCATCTttgctctgtctgtctccatccGCGTCTCTGTGAGAGGCTGCTGTCTGTCCGTCACAATAAGTCTTTTGATTCCttaattatggggggggggggctcataaaGTAACATGAAAGGAGGATGAAGCGCAGGTAATCTGTCTGAGAGGCCAGGAAAAGAAAGGTGTGTGTTGTTGTCTCATAGTTTTAACCGCGTTGACGTTGCTCCACTGATGGCTCTGATAGCGATACCAGCCCCCCCGTtcagctatgtgtgtgtgtgtgtgggcaaactacggccagAAACGTCAAAGACAAGTCAATTATAAAAGGATTAAGAGACGGAGCGTCTGCCGTCTCGGAGCCAGCGGCGTGTATTCTGATATCGGTTCTGATGCAGGGACTGGACCGAGGGAAGATTCTTATGATCCAGCGTTTTAAATAACTGCGATTGTGTCGTGCAAACACGGAAGGGAGCGTCGTTAAAAAAGGCCAGTTTATTGTTTTGGAACACACATTCTCCACGTTattcaagcagcctgacgaatCTCATACACTTAAAACATCGTAAGCAAAATCGATTTAGCCAAGAACGACTTGATGGGTTTTTGTCCAGTGCTATATAAACGCTGCAATACTGTAAATGAATAACAATAACTGTGCGCTTTTATATCGATATACACATTCGGTACATAAAAAACGTGCGTACAGAGAAACGGCATCGAAGTATATGCTGATGCCTCATGGAACCATGACAATATACAGAGTCCGTACTTAATCATCTCATCACAGGTAATCTTGCACAGATCTCTCAGTAGAATACTTAATGAGGAGTCCTCGTGTATGAGGAGGactcaatggggggggggggggctaacatTCAGTGCATCCTGTAATACATGAGATAATCTCACTCAACTTTACCGGGTCAAACATGGGAAATGGCCGGCCCCAGGTGTGCGGCTTTGTACGTGCAGCTACGCCCCGGTTGCCATGTTCCGTGGACGTAGCGCATAACAGACATGCAGATTCATGCTAGTACTTCAGATGCACGGAAGTAACGATGCTGGTTTTATGAATATTTACGAATATTTATATGCCCGTCGTCCTttagctgttagcattagcatctctGCTTTGTCGTCATCGGCTCGACACGGATGTCGCAGTGCAGCACGAGACACCTCGGGTTTAGTTCGGTTGGGATAGAGTCAAGGCGGTAACGATGGCGGCCATGATGAAGGTGGAACTGGCCAGAAGCACGGGGCCCCCTGACCGGAACACCTGGCGACCGTTCAGGGGCTGGACCGGCCTGAAGGTCCCCACCATCGCCTTCCCATCCATGAACTTGAGGTCAGAGAATGCTCGCAACTGCAGAACAGGAGATAACGATATTTAAGTAAATGTgcttaaatacttttttttactgtttcttcttctccattcCGTTTTTGGGTCCACGCTGACCTGATCTCTGCTCAGAGGAATGGGCCTTTCAAACAGGGTCCAGATGACGGCCTCGGTGCACCCCGGGGTGGTCAGAGAGCCCTTGTAGCGGTAATAGGATGTCAGATTCTGCTTGGTTGGGATGAGCTGAGCCAGGGAGACGGGAGGCAGAGAGATGTTGCCGTCTGAAAACCGGAAAGTCAAAATTAGAAACGTTTAGGGAAGGCCGATCCGGGGGTCACGGTTTTGGTTGGTTCGGTCAGTCGCAGTTAAAAACTTACTTGTAGATTTGATGCTTCGCAGGGCGTTAATGATGGGGTCATAtcttctgtttgcactgttgGACATCTGAAAATGGGAAAACGCATATTTTATTTCACCGCCAGTCCCGTTCTGTAAGAGAAATTTCCACTGACGCGAGTTCCGTACCTCGTAGAAAAAGCCGAGGACCGCAACCCCCTCTGAGTCGGACAGAGCCGTGGTCAGGTCGGTGTACTGCTGCTTCATGTGGACTATGTGCAGCTGGAGAGAAAACACCACGGCTCTTAGAGACGCCAAGTAAAGATGTATAGATGTCATTTTAATCAAGATATTCTTCTGGGTTTGCGAGTCTAAGTTTTCAGTAACACCTAAGCAATCTGTCCACATGAACAAAGGTGTGTTCAGGTTCAGGGTCAAATGAACTCTTTGCATCTCGCTCGAGAAAAAAAGGTCGTGCCGTGCACCCGCCTCTCAGcagctgagccaatcagaagcaggcTGGCTGCTCTTTTGGGGTTAAGGTACCTCCATGGGATACTGCTCCCCGTCGACGGTGTGTTCAGAGCCGGGCCCTCCGTTGTCGCCCCAGTGCAGGTGGAACTGCACAGCCTTGTAGGTACCGGGCAGACCTCCACCTGAGACGGTGCTCAGGTGAGTGACTCCCACTTGAACTGGagttggcacacacacacacacacacacacacagaggataaAGAGGTCACTTCAGAGCAGCAATGGTCACGTTTAAAGGGGATTCTGCTCACCGGAGTGGCCGTTGTTCCTGATTGCTCCTCTGAAGATCTGCTGGTAGTTCTCAAACCGGAGGGGGGTCAGCCGCTCGTCCTTCAGGGTCTTTCTGGTGACCACGTTGATGGGCGATTGGAATTTTCCTGCACAGTTATTATTGACTTGGCTCCACTTCTCTGGCACTGAAACAAGTCAAAGAGTTGGACTTCAGTTTAGTTCTTTGTTTGAGTTGGGATGCCACAGGGATGAGATCTGCACCCTCTGCTGTTCTCCCTCTTATTTAGATTTAACCAGCGAGTGCTTGATTGAATTTATATTCTgatcaaatatttcaaatatagCAAGTTTAACTTAACTGTTCTTTTTCCGTCATCAAAAAACTGCAGTATATATCATAGTATATGCAACCCATGCTTGTGCCCATAACAGTCAATGGCAGAAAAAactaaacatttgaaatcaatccAACAGCTCAAAGTTCAAATTGACAACTATCTTCCGACTTctggatgaaaagattccatatagtttgccctctgcctcagggaagataaaaCGCTTggggcacctggtattcccaggcggtctcccatccaagtactaaccaggcccgaccctgcttagcttccgagatcggacgagatcgggcgtgttcagagtggtgtggccgtagacgaaaaccgcagctgaaggaacaatatataaagataactgtccaaaaccgccggaccgctgtgtgtttaactgacgtcacctcttgagcttgcgtcttcctcgttagtatagtggacagtatctccgcctgtcacgcggaagaccggggttcgattccccgacggggNNNNNNNNNNNNNNNNNNNNNNNNNNNNNNNNNNNNNNNNNNNNNNNNNNNNNNNNNNNNNNNNNNNNNNNNNNNNNNNNNNNNNNNNNNNNNNNNNNNNAGACCAGGTTTAACAGATTGATGTtttcccccttcttcttcccagtcactccaaacagccacaacgccttccactccatctccaccacataccgtcctctccagcatctgtcaatcatctccctcatcctctcaaaaTACCCCTGAAGCTCTCTGCATTCAACAAACTCATGCATACACGTTTCTACACCCACactacacacatcacattctttcttcacagtcgcatcaaacctactaattaataaattattgaacaccctattgtgacgtaaaagaaaatcaaattcCTCACATTCATGGCAGTTCCATTTCACCCTCAGGTTCTTCCACATCGTTTCCACCCTCACTTCGTTCACTACTCTCACCCACACTCTCTCCgcagccggtctcctcacctcattcgccctcaagcatttatacaccattctcgtcttgacattctccagcctcaccctccgttcaccct
Proteins encoded in this region:
- the ca4a gene encoding carbonic anhydrase 4a, which gives rise to MQQLIRILLLAACWATCAGAGDWCYQSQFTCDRQCNVPEKWSQVNNNCAGKFQSPINVVTRKTLKDERLTPLRFENYQQIFRGAIRNNGHSVQVGVTHLSTVSGGGLPGTYKAVQFHLHWGDNGGPGSEHTVDGEQYPMELHIVHMKQQYTDLTTALSDSEGVAVLGFFYEMSNSANRRYDPIINALRSIKSTNGNISLPPVSLAQLIPTKQNLTSYYRYKGSLTTPGCTEAVIWTLFERPIPLSRDQLRAFSDLKFMDGKAMVGTFRPVQPLNGRQVFRSGGPVLLASSTFIMAAIVTALTLSQPN